In Halobacteroides halobius DSM 5150, the genomic window CAAAAATTACTATATTAGCCTCTAATTCTTGGGCTCTATAGTATAACTGATCTATACCCCATTTGATTCTATAATTATCACCATGAGTTAATAATATCTTCTTTCTTCCTACTTTAAATATCCTCTCTCTAGGATAACCAGCATTAAAATCACGATTTCCTTTAACTGCTATTATCTCAAAACCACTTAAAAATTCACATTCCATTAGGTCTTTAACTCCATCTCCAGCATATAATAAGTAATCAACCTGTGGTAACTTCTTTAATCCCTCTTTTATGTTTTCATTTCTCCCATGGGCATCACTAAATACTGCTAATTTCATCTAAATCACCTATATTCTAATAAAATTTGTTTCATCTTTACTAATGCATTAGCCCGGTGACTAATTTTATTTTTAATTTTACTACCTAGCTGAGCAAAACTTTTGTCATATCCTTGTGGTATAAATAACGGGTCGTAACCAAATCCTGCTTTACCATGTGGTGCTAAAGCAATTTTACCCGCAGACTTACCAATAACTATTTCTTCTCTTCCCTCCGGAGTCACAAAAGCCATAGCACAAGTAAAATGGGCCAATCTCTTCTCTTCTTTAACACCTTCTAATAACTTAAGTAATTTATCATTATTCTCCTTATCACTAGCATCTTGACCAGCAAAACGAGCTGAATATACACCTGGCTGACCATCTAAAACATCTACTACTAATCCTGAATCATCTGCTATAGTAGGTAATTGTAGATAGTCACATAACTTTCTTGCTTTCTTTAAAGCATTGCCCTTAAAAGTTTCTTTATCTTCTATAACTTCAGGCAACTTAGCAAAATCATCTTTACACAACACTTTTATTTTAGTATTAGATAACATTTGCTTCATTTCTTTAATTTTATGTTCGTTTCCTGTAGCTAAGAATAATTTCATCATTACTCCTCCTCAAACAAAACCACTTTATCCTCTAAAGCCTGTTTTTGATAGGCAACCAATTCTTTGACTCCTTTTTCAGCTAACTCGACTAATTGTAACATATGTTGCTGAGAAAAAGGGCTCTCTTCTCCCGTCCCTTGGATTTCAATAATCGATCCTTCTTCAGTCATTACTAAGTTCATATCCACTTGAGCATTAGAATCTTCTTCATAACATAAATCTAACAATAACTTATCATCTACAATTCCTACACTAACCGCTGCTATAAAATCATTAATCGGAAATTGATCAATCATAGATTCTTCAAGCATATAATCTAAAGCATCAACTAAAGCTACAAAAGCACCTGTAATTGAAGCCGTTCTAGTCCCACCATCTGCTTGAATAACATCACAATCAAGCCAAATAGTCCTCTCACCTAATAAATCTAGGTCCACTACTGAACGTAAAGAGCGACCAATCACCCGACGAATTTCTTGGGTTCG contains:
- a CDS encoding metallophosphoesterase family protein; translation: MKLAVFSDAHGRNENIKEGLKKLPQVDYLLYAGDGVKDLMECEFLSGFEIIAVKGNRDFNAGYPRERIFKVGRKKILLTHGDNYRIKWGIDQLYYRAQELEANIVIFGHTHIRYAQEEQGILFFNPGSISLPRDGEEGSFGLLELEEDRINYKHYNLS
- a CDS encoding XTP/dITP diphosphatase, with the protein product MKLFLATGNEHKIKEMKQMLSNTKIKVLCKDDFAKLPEVIEDKETFKGNALKKARKLCDYLQLPTIADDSGLVVDVLDGQPGVYSARFAGQDASDKENNDKLLKLLEGVKEEKRLAHFTCAMAFVTPEGREEIVIGKSAGKIALAPHGKAGFGYDPLFIPQGYDKSFAQLGSKIKNKISHRANALVKMKQILLEYR
- the rph gene encoding ribonuclease PH — protein: MSRVDGRKNNDQLRPIKITRDFTKYAEGSVLIEAGDTKVICNATVDDSVPYFLRGKGQGWLTAEYSMLPRATKERNVREAAKGKLSSRTQEIRRVIGRSLRSVVDLDLLGERTIWLDCDVIQADGGTRTASITGAFVALVDALDYMLEESMIDQFPINDFIAAVSVGIVDDKLLLDLCYEEDSNAQVDMNLVMTEEGSIIEIQGTGEESPFSQQHMLQLVELAEKGVKELVAYQKQALEDKVVLFEEE